From the genome of Glycine soja cultivar W05 chromosome 14, ASM419377v2, whole genome shotgun sequence:
TAATCATTTGGGAAAGACTCCTATGACTCACAAACATTGCTTTGAAGTTtgtaacaccccatttttcgtaaataaattaaaaaggatttttatttataaataattagagttttaaaaaaataataaggtttatataattaaataaataaggaggaataaatttattaattaaaaataatggtttgaaggaaaataaaaaaatatcttatttaatcatttgataggaaataaaatagtttttgtttataaaataataaaataaataataaatagagtaaataataggctgagagtactcactataaatagaggtatATTCAGTTAGTATTCAAACTGACGATACATATCTACgctttctcttcctctcaaatttgttttccttctcctcctcccaaaactctctcttttttccGTATACACTCAAACTTGTcttagtaaaactacgatcccggacTCATTAACCGttgttggatcatcgtgaaatttgaacacgAGGTTCGAAACTTATTTCCGCACAGACCCACCATTGGGATTTTAAAGATAACGTCTGTGGTAGAAGAAATGTACCTTGCATTGAGCTTTTCCTTTTCCTGCAGACACCTAAAATCTGTCCGAGTAAAACTATAATCCTggacttgttaaccgttggattgttgtgaaatttggacaccagGTTCGCACATCTTCACCATTgggatttttaaattaatatctttggAGGGAGAAATACTCATCGCACGTAGACAGTGGAATAAAGGCTATaatctcttcttcttttctctagctcttggaaaccctaacagagcaaacAGAGGAAAaggttgaggaatcttagggaactgcTAGAGACGTCGCTATCACTGTTAGACTAAACACGTGAGCTATCTTAGAGGTAAGGAATGAGTTTATTGCAATtgaggttagaatgaacatgtatagggatccttagaggattaaattggggtttattttgggatgtttgttgaattataattttcctttacaattataaatacgatatttttgtatttgacggaccaattgatgtcctgatgcgaattggttgataaacttAAGTGCTCTTgctgttttcatattttttacttatgattttgattcattgattttaatatgattgtaTGGAATTGTTTAAAGGGTTTTACTCCCttgttgtgagaaacatttttgtatgaattgttatattgagattatgaaatggttattcaaattgtgagtaaatGACAAATTGAACCTGTGATGAATGATGAGATACATGCTTATTGAGATattgtatgtattgagttgtgaactatgaactatgcaatcacataattgtaagaccctttaaggacaATGAGTTTTTGTGcgacgagttgaatcactttgaggcgcaacgagttaaaatgattttgaaaataattgaatagttgtgtgtattgcatggttcataggtaaagtgtatacgATTcgtgaggtgtgataacatgctactttgggattataccattgtCATTGAGactgagtgtatgtgataaattaagtatgtattgacttgtaatatatatgtgcattgagatgttgtgtgtattgagttgtgagctatgaatcgtacaatcacacgactataagaccctttaagggcaatGAGTATTGTGATAGGAACAACTGTGGGggcccgacgagtttaatcacaagcgtgacgagataaaattattttgaaaacaattgaggagtcgtgtgttttgtacagttcatagatagagtctgtgtgctaaaatgttttctgggttggacctaaatcaggagggagaggccctgacggactctttggagtgtaggccttgggggtaaatacactcggtttgagtgctcctttaagcttgtgtcgatcccacatggttggagcattctcgcaaaatagtGTGATCCTGACTGATcttcctatgattttacctagtgagagtgacctgacttactagtgtatggtttgtcttgtcatgtactcctaggcgcccgacgagatTTTTCACTTACATGGTACCGTattgcatataagattgagtcttagtatattttttgcataacgcttgtgtattgatcgctattgattgatttagtgatattgtgttttgatctttaagtacatgaatgatgtgaaaatgaatgagacatgTTGTGTTGTGATTTGATGTTACGCGATAAAGTGGTGGAATGACAAGAGTTATGTTtaagttgtatttcatttatatgatatgtatatctacatgttgtcttgtttctctctattagttaggaatgtgataactcactccccatatgttgtttgtgtttagatcctgtgatgatctcgaactttgtgtttgtgggagcagatgactaggtgaattgctttaaggaactttgtgctgaaggacgtcgggacacaatgcactgataggatgtgacattggggtataggtttctattaattgcatgaagtcttgaacgaccttgttttgagccgagatgattttattatttattggacAAGttatattatgatgttagaaaagtgaatatgattcttttaaccttttgaaatacttttatttaaatgtgttttaaaaacttttaattaattataatttcttattccttttattattagtacatatatgtgtggagtagagggtgtcacaaagtTGTTGATAGAACATTTTGAGATATACTAAGGTTCTCCAATGAGAGCAATTTGAATATTCCTTTTAGAGGTAAAGTTGTAGTTCTAGGAGGAGATTTTCACCGAATATTGTTGGTTATTCCAAAAGGTACAAGACAAGAAGTAGTTCTTGCAACGATAAACTCTTCCTATCTTTGAAATTTCTGCAAAGTCTAACTAAAAATATGAGACTCCAAATTGGCAGTTCAGATTTTGATGTTAGtgaaagaaaacaatttttagACTGGATTTTGGGCATTGGTAATGGAACTATTGGACATAGCAATGATGTTGATATAAATGTTTCGATTCCAGATGATTTGCTTCTTCAAAGCAAAGGTGACTTACTACAATTTGTTGTTAATAGTACTTATCCATTTTTCTTAGATAATATGAATGATGTTGCATTCTTTCAAGATAGGGTCATTTTAACACCTAGAAATGACATTGTTGACTTGATCAATCAATACATGTTGTCATTACTGCCAGGGGAtgaaaaatcttatttaagttTGGATACTCCATACTTTGTGAATGAAAATAATGACACTCCAAACATTGTGCACACTGCTGAATTTTTTAACACAATCACTACTTCGAGACTTTCAAATCACGTTTTGAAACTAAAAGTTGGAGTTCCCATTATGCTTTTGAGAAACCTAGACCAATCTGTCGGATTGTGCAATGGAACTAGAATGATTGTTACAAAATTGGGCAAATATGTTATTGAAGCAAAAGTTATATCaggtacttaaaatggtgcaaaggTATATATACCCAGACTATCACTAAGACCTTCAGATGCAAGGATTCCATTCAAATTTCAATGGAGGCAATTCCCCATGGTTATATCTTTTGTCATGACTATTTATAAGAGTCAAGGTCAATCTTCAAAGTATGTAGGAGTTTATCTTCGACAACCTATTTTTTCACATGACCAATTGTATGTAGCTTTTTCAAGAGTTACATCAAGGAAATGATTAAAAATCTTGGTAACTAACAATGATGACTCAAATGCAAACAATAGCTGCAATGTTGTTTATCGAGAGgttttttgaaatttgtaacAAGAAATGacaatttacttttattttcatccatATATTTCCCTTTTTaacattctataaaaatatattatattcatatttttgtaataactttttggtttttttatctatttttcagCGATAATgactaaaattcataataattctCACAAGAGTAATCTTCAATCATCCATACACTAAGCAAGGTAATAAATTGAAGCATATCCAATgtgtttttcaataaatttcatatattgTGATTGGTTTtatattgaataaatttaatttttttagcctttattttatgtttttttgtcaatatTCTAATGTAATAATAGCTAATTTAAAAActtgatttcattttaatattgcaGTTTAGGGTTAGATACAGGGAATGTGAATTCATACAGAGAATGACATCACCACTCTGGAGCGCAAATAGATCATATGAAGTAAGGTGACGTGTAAGATAGTGTTCATAGATGCATGCGAATTGTTATAAGTAGAGTCTATATAGTAAGTATAGTGAATTGGTCATGGATAGAATCTTATAATGTGGATATTAAAggtctatttttttatacaaattaattcattttaacaaaaaatttatttctttatcaACCCGTGCAGTGCACGGGTACACTCACTAGTAGTGTAAGTTCATGAATAGTTTTTACAAGTTGCATCAGAAGTTAACAAATATTTCATCCAAAATGTGAGCCAGAAGCAATGAATGATCACCAAAATGCCATGCCCTCTGATGAAGCAGCCTCTATGCTATACAGAATACTCCCTGGCCTTGGCAGATGGATTAGAAAGCAACTTAATAATGCTTAGAAATCCTGGGAAGGATGAAGGAACATGATCCAGCTCATGCCAGCTCAAGCTTTTTCTTTGGAAGATGATGATAGTAAATGATTTAATGTTGCTGCTTGAATGACAGCACTTGGACTTGTTTCCCTCACACGGGAAGAAGTGGCTCTTCTAAGGTCAAAATTCTTATCCACATTGCTTCTTTTTCGCTGTGAAGAACAAGAAAGGAATCTCACTAGCCGTGTTGAACCAACAAGTAAAATCACACCAACTATAATAAGTAGCCTGCAGCATAAAGTTTTATATGTATAAGAACATGAAGATTTCCATTTTGTTTGAGAAACAAGAATGACTAGATACGGTGTTTCCAAAATAGTCTCAAtctatattttcaattattgttCTCAAGTTAAAGATATTCATCAACCAATATAAAGACTGGTGCAACAGGTTAGATGAAAGCCACCAAATGTTTGTAACAGACAACTAAATACGATGCAGCTTCTTCCAGATGGAAAGAAGTATTGAACTGCTGCTGTTTGTTTCTGCATTGTTTGATGCAAGGAACCTTGGAAAGCAAAGGGTGTGAAATCTTTTAACTTCCAATCCATTGGTAATATCAACGTAGATGAGAACCAACAGTTTTCGTTCTTGATTTCTGACATGGTTAAGAGTTTGATAAGAACCCTAGGAAAATTACACCACAAAAGCTAGCAGTTGTAATTGGAGAGCCCAAGGCCTTATAAATCCCACACCAGAATTCCATACTTCCAATCCAAGACTCAAGTTCCATACTTTGCAATTGGATCCAAACATTCTACCACGCCCTGCTTATTTACAAGTGCAAAACATGATGAAAAGACTTgatacaaatttataaaaacctTAAATGAATCACACCATACAAACTAGTCATAGTAGTAGGAGAGCCTAAGGCCTTATATAAATTCCATACTTGCCATGTGGGACTCAAGTCTTGTACCTTGAAATTGGATCCAAATAGAGATTTTCTTGGATGGATATTTCTCATTTCTCCATAAATATTATGGACTCTATCAATCTAAAAGTTCAACTTGCATCCTGTTCCAGAAGGCACAAATACCTTGCTACTCCTGagtcttctttcatttttctatgTGTGCATGTTTACTATGtgtgaagagaaaaaatgaaagggttgaagtttaatttagatttttcctttgttcaaaagaaaaaaaaaagctgtaAAACACAAATCATAACATCTTATATTACCATCCAAGAAGAAGTGCCAAGCGAGCTTTTGGTTCCGAAGGAAGTCGTTCACCCAAAGCAAGCATCCCAGCAAGAACACCAGTCAAAATTGATGCCACAGCGGCACATGTGGAAACTACAATAGCCCTTCCATGCTTTAGACCGCGTGTCTGAAGGAGCAGGGAAGATAATATGATTATTTAAAGAGGTTATCGTCTCTGAAATTGGAAGCGTAGAACTTGGACAAgtatctaggcagtttgacagAAACAGCTTAAATGGCCCTCCATGCTTAAAGGGTGTAATAGTTCTCATAATAGTAGACATGTAAAAGTGAGCTTCAGAATACCTGGTAGTAAAAGCCAGTGCCACTACAACACACACTAATCATGATGCACATAGGAACCAACAGCTTGGGAAAACCTTGCTCTAGGAATAGAAATCCCATCTTCGATATTACAGATGACATACTGCATTTAGGTGTAAACAAAATTAAGAGTGATGTACAATCATGTTCTGTTCTCTGGCATGCAACTAATATTTGCAATACGCGAGTTTTGTTCATTGCCAATAGAATTTAGTTACGGTTTAGCCTCcaagaaaaaatgttaaaatcacAAGCTAATAGAAAGCAATGATCGgctaagatgatgatgattaacACCAAAGAAGTTTCTGGTAACATTTTTTCAAAGGCTTCATTTGCCATGTCCAGTTGGCTGAATTGGATGCCATGTTAAGTTGCCTGAACTGGTTGCATCTCTGTTTGGAAATAACTATGGGCATGGTGACTGTGGCAgcctttaaaatttgaattatttgaaaCTTAATGGAagacacaaaagaaaaaatgtggTTGGGGTAACAAAAAATAAGGACACTATTGTCCATAATCTAAAGCTTTtttacgataaaaaaaaaaaagtttttagtCCAAAATAAAATGTGAAAATGTCAAACACCAGTGGGTAGAGGTTAGCAATCCCCtacaaatgataataacttatcCTCCTATCTGCCTTATTCTCTTTGCGCTCTGAAACCTTTTTTTATCcgaaaaaagaaactaaaatacacgagaaaataatatatctaaACTCCAAACCATGCAATGATTAATTATCTTGTAGCAGACAgctgttaatttaattatcagaATCTTCATCCAGATATTAAGGAGTTGAGGTACATGAAAAATTGAGATATATCTGAACACAATTAGAATACATAAAAAGAGTGGAGATGGAAGCAAAAGTACCCAAACAAAATTCCAGATTCCAAGCCATAAATGACTTCCTCAACAACATCATATTCCACCTGTATAACTTAAAAATGTCAAGTGatagaagaacaaaaaacaacATATCTCGTTAAATCACCATGCATGGGtgttttcaatgaaaataaGCATGTAAATCTAAAGTGTTACAGCATGGATATAACATGAATaccatctcttgttctcttCGTTGGCACTTGCATATTCGAAGCCATCCACTAAGAAGTATCTGTACAAGAgtttcaaacaattaaaatataagagttTAATGGTCATGCACTGACAgtgtaaaacaattttacaaTGTTAACCAATCATAGATCACCATTGATATGACTTTTAGggataattatcataaaagtcGACAAAATTACCATACATGGTAGGTTGTGATTGGATGAcaatgtaaaactattttacactGTCAGTGCATAGCCTATTTTCTCAAAATATAAACAATGTCTGGAATATAGTAACACTAATATATTGCATTAGCAATTGGTGAACTCCATCAATCATACAGAAGTCTTAAAGCCTATACAAAAATACCATAAGTATTGTAACCAATAGTCTTCTAATAATACTACCAGTAAATGCCTTAAGTGATAGGAGACCAGCAAAACACCTTCATATTGACTTGAAAAGGAAATTAGTGATGAATGATATGCATAGATTCAAGAACCAAGGGATAACTTTAACAAAATGACTAGGAAAAATTAATTAccacataatcaaataataatttaattttaaagacatgtaTAACTTTACACATTGATTATATGTCATCATTAAGGGTGACATCAGTTTGCATTTTAAATACACCAGAGTGATGGAAAAATAATATCTCATGAAAATAATGGTAAAAACAGATTATCAATTAATCAGACAAGGTTTTTCTCGTACAAATAAGAAATGTGATTTTAGAAATTTATACAACTTCATGCATGGATTATATGCCACTATTAAGCATGACATTTGTCATTTATACACACTAGACTCAAACACAAGGAAATGTTTGTTTGCCACACAATGCACAGGCTTCCAATTAATACTAGAATACCACTATGTCTTCTTTCACATTGATTTCAAGTATTTCCTCACAAACTTGTTACTATATCAAAATAAAGTGATACAAACATCTTGCCATGATGCCAAACTTATGAATGCTAAATATATCTCATCAATTGATAAAGGCAACTTGACTATAAAATAAGTTGATTTGTAAGACAAGGTACCTACAAACAAGATGAAAACAACAAATGCCAGCCCTGGAATGTGAAAAATAGATAGAGCAACCACCTCTTGCTCCTCACCTCCAGCACCAACTCCTAAACATAGAAAACATATAATATTTAACCAGTTAGCATCACAtagatacaaaataaaatatgttagtaGAATGACATTTCATCACAAACTTGGTTTTCTCAGCagccaaataataaaaaagaggaaaactccaGAAAAATTTGGTTCATTGCTCAGGTCCTCAGACACTGGAGTGTAATACAATAGTGTACAAACAAATAAATTGGCAACAGTTACTTGCATTATCTGTAGATCTGAATTCTGCACTATACAAAAGGCTAGAAAATCCATCACTAAAACATAATCACcaaaatgaattataaaaaaattacatatttttttctgatttaaacacacttttttttcctctaataaTTACTCTCCCCCCTCCCACTCCCCCAACAACCTTGCTCCCCATGGTGTTAAAGGAAGCAGAATCAGGTAAACAAAATGCTCTATGGTAAATAAAAACTTACTTTACCTATTGTGCCAAAACCTGCTAATGTAATGCCAACCCAATCAACAGCATTCATGACTTCCTTgagataaaaatgagaaaagattGAAAGAATTGCTAGTCCACAGCCAGAAACTGGTTGGATGACAGACACCTATAATACATTTGACATAAGAAAGCCACCATAGCAATGTCAAAAACCTAAGCAAAACACTAGAAGAGCATACAAAGGGTTAAGAATACCCTTCAAATTGAGtgccattttttttacttcacaaCATAGGATTAGGATATAGCACTTACTGGAGCCAGAGACAATGCCCTTAACATCAATAATGCCCCTAATATATCCATTAGAAAACCTACCACCCAGGTTTTGTTTAAAGCATAAGACCTTATGACCTGCCAACACAATGAGATCTATAATCACTAAGTCACTTCATGCCCACATAAccttaaatgcaaaaaaaaaaaaagtgatcttGGTATTACTCCATCCTCATATTCTCACTCAAATCATACACATGCATAGAAAATGTCCAATTTCAAATTGACACCAAATAAACACAGCTATAGAAACTAATAATGACTACAAATTTCATACACACCCACAtgtttcaaatgaaaatataataaacaaaggagagatctttagtgaaaacaaaatcatacagatttaaaaaaaaaaaacacaaaaagtagAATTTTAGACATGCCTTGAGTTTGAAAGAGAGAGGTGGAAGAATGATAGTGCCCTTCTTCTGAAGGATCTTTCCGATGTTGTTGCCGGCGGTGGCAGCTACCGTCAACACAACAGATTCCCACATGCCTCTGTCTGAAAATGTTTCAACTTCTCTTCCTCTTTGTTGCACTCTTAAGTGCTAACTCTCTCTCTGTTCTGCGAGTTTGGTCTCCTTCACGATCCGTTGTTAGACTgttactttcaagtttcaattgTTATGCTACCTAAGAAGCTACCAATTATTTCTTATTAGTataatatattatcattaatattaattaatatatcaacTAGTGGTTGGATTTGATGAGCTTAAATatactaaatttcataattagaaaTTCAAAACAATAGGTATAAAAGTACGAgcagttattttaaaattagtagtaatttttaacatgaaattttatgcatgaatattaaatggttatttaaattaattatatataattgagttaatttttcaatattataatttttatttaattatgcttTGAAGGACCAATTTTCAAGTTTTCACGCTTGATGGcagtgataattttttattttaaaaattttcatttatgttCAGCACGAATCTAAAAGGAGATGAATATTTAAGCAAAATTTTCTCCCGAATAGGATTTCCACATTTTAGTCATTATTTGCATGAAGagataaaaagtataattttttttttgtacacaaAAAAGTGTAAAAGTTAAAGAATATACTCAAAGTCTTTAGACTTATTTATATAGTTTATTATTTGGAACCACGTCCTAAGGAAATTAAAGCTAATCAAATTACGGATTAACTCGCAAAGAAAGCCTTATATGTTGATTCTTCGTTTCATGTTTATGATTTTGCGCCTGATTATATTTCTTATGTTTTGAGAGCTGATATGGGTCAAAGTTATTTCCCGCTTTTAGcctcattttcaataaataaataaaaaacaaaaaagttgatAGTAGTTTTTACATGATATATAGGGCGTAAAAGAAATTCTCTGAAAATGGATCACATAGAAAATATCAACCCATATATAGTGCATTGGATCTTATTGACTCGTGCTTCAACTTAGTAATATTATTAGGTTGGGCCTAAATCCTTTGCATGAGTCCAGAACAAATCCGAATGAAAATAATCAAAACCTTACCATAGAATTTTAgtacactaaaatatatttattttttttttgagaaaaatgtaaattatattaaacccaaaatgatacaacaataaacggggcataccacgcagagaaaataaaaaatctctcTAATACAAGAAGGcttatatcaagatgctaaaacaaatacaacatgtgcgtttgtctatacataaaaaatttaatcttgctaataacctctattatagaaaattgataatcttcaaaaatcaacTTGTTCCTAGACAGCCAAATGCAATAGACTGTACTATAGTCAgacaacataatttttcttgaaCCTGATgtgaaactaaaatatatatttaaatagaagttatgtacactaaaatatatatttaaaattacaaaaatcatAAACCAAGTAGGGCATAGAATTTTAGTTATacgaaacttgaaacttgatgtAAAAGTAATATCCTCTTCTGGTTGGTGGTGCCTAGTGCAGTGGTCCCCACATCACCTG
Proteins encoded in this window:
- the LOC114383607 gene encoding probable magnesium transporter NIPA9 isoform X1, which produces MWESVVLTVAATAGNNIGKILQKKGTIILPPLSFKLKVIRSYALNKTWVVGFLMDILGALLMLRALSLAPVSVIQPVSGCGLAILSIFSHFYLKEVMNAVDWVGITLAGFGTIGVGAGGEEQEVVALSIFHIPGLAFVVFILFILLSGWLRICKCQRREQEMVEYDVVEEVIYGLESGILFGMSSVISKMGFLFLEQGFPKLLVPMCIMISVCCSGTGFYYQTRGLKHGRAIVVSTCAAVASILTGVLAGMLALGERLPSEPKARLALLLGWLLIIVGVILLVGSTRLVRFLSCSSQRKRSNVDKNFDLRRATSSRVRETSPSAVIQAATLNHLLSSSSKEKA
- the LOC114383607 gene encoding probable magnesium transporter NIPA9 isoform X2 → MWESVVLTVAATAGNNIGKILQKKGTIILPPLSFKLKVIRSYALNKTWVVGFLMDILGALLMLRALSLAPVSVIQPVSGCGLAILSIFSHFYLKEVMNAVDWVGITLAGFGTIGVGAGGEEQEVVALSIFHIPGLAFVVFILFILLSGWLRICKCQRREQEMVEYDVVEEVIYGLESGILFGMSSVISKMGFLFLEQGFPKLLVPMCIMISVCCSGTGFYYQTRGLKHGRAIVVSTCAAVASILTGVLAGMLALGERLPSEPKARLALLLGCEKEAMWIRILTLEEPLLPV